The Rosa rugosa chromosome 3, drRosRugo1.1, whole genome shotgun sequence sequence agaagaagaagaaaggaagaaagaaagtaTCCAAAAACGGTAATATTGGGTGGAGAGAGAAAAGCGTGGCGTGCAGACGGGTGGAGGGTATTTCTGGAATTGAAAAAAGCTTACTCTCTGCACTCaacccatttttattttttattttttaaataatcaAAAGTCTCTTTACAAACCGGTCTACTAAATATCATTAATAGACCAAAAAATTAGTAAATAACTAAATAGTTACTTCGAAGGTTTAAAACTTCAAATTGTTGCTACCAACCCAAATAACTAAATAAAAGAACCAAAATAAGAGATACTATTGTCCTTACATACAATAGaactagactccaaacacaccctatgaGTGTGGATAATTACGTTGGAAGTTATTCAACAGAATGTAAATAAAATTACtgcacatattttatttttgatttttgattttttttgttaattttttttttgtttttcttttatttgtaaattgaccattttgtttttctcaaatattttagttcaaatgtttttttaatatttgagggatattttagTAAAATTTTTCTGCtttggctgacaaactctcttctcttaataatagtatagataactCACTAACTTTACATACAATAGAATTGAATTTTTGTAGTAAACAATAAATGATAGTTTTATGATTTTTGGACCATAAGGCTTTTTACTGTCGCATATCATGCTAATAGATTTGGCTCCTCAACTTTGGTAGCCTTAGGTTTTTTTGTTTAGTCTTTTTTATTAAGTTTTCatgtcaaaagaaaaaaaaaactattaccaTTACCAATTTATGTGTCCTAAATGAAAATTTACAATCCACAAAgataatagaaaaaaagaaagataaaatgCACTGAAATTAAACATAAAAGTGTGTGGCGGTTAAAAAGAAAGATATGCAAGCAAACTAATGAGTATGTAAGTTTATTGTAATCGAGCAAAATTAAACCTAACGACAATGGGTATGTTTAAAAAGTCATTAACTAAACAAACCCATATTTTCAAGCTACAAAGCTTTAACATACAAAATGCAAAAATgagtcaaaaaataaataaaacacaaGGTGTAAAGCAAATTGGAGTGGGGATTGTAGAAGCAGCTCCAACAAAGGCTTCCAAAATCACAATAACCTTTGGAACATTGCTTACTTTGGACACTTGTACCCTTGTGATACTGTTTTGGACATATGCTCTCCCAATCTTTGGGTACGGCCCCCAAACCGgtgaaaaactgaaaactgaaaaaacATGAAGAAGTGAGGTCCTAATTTAAAGAGAGCCAAAATCTATGACTCGAAAAGGAATACTGGGGCGTCAACAATCCAACTAGGATGCTTTttatccaaacaaagaaaatacaCATGTCGATTATTGTCGTatcaagctctctctctctctctctctctctctcccaaaaTTCAAATCTTTGCATGAATCATGTGGAAAAGATTGGAGAGAAAATGATGGGTAGGTGTGAACTTTGGGGAGAATTGAAACTAGGCTTCTTTGATTCTCCTTCATCAGTATAATTTTTCTGTTTTCAGATGGATTTCATTGaagttttcatcttttttttaattttcagatGACAAGTTTGTCCTTTACATCAGGTTAGTTTTTGGTTGAAAATCCTTGTTGGTTTCTTTCGGTTCTCTATCCTTGCAGTAATGCCCCTGTACTACTTGAAATTGCAATGCCAGGGAAAAAGTAGGGTTTCCTTTATACAAAAATTTATCTAAGGTTCCTTTTAGTTTAGAAACTATTTCATTGAGgccattgttttttgtttttcaattccTCTGAAACTTCTAAATGTTCTTACTATTAGCCTCGTACCTTCAATGTGATGCATGTgctattgttaaaaaaaaaaaaaaaattcattgaagtctttgttttttatttttcaattccTCTAAGACTTCTAAATATTCTTACTATTAGCATCACACCATCATGTGCtattgttgaaaaaaaaaaattaaaattttcccGCATtgacttcttcaattttttttttttatatttatgtttTGCTTTTTATCATAATCAACTTTTTTGATGATTTAttatgagtttttattttttatacacAACTTTGGTAGTCTCATACCAAATATTTTTCTTTGGCTAAAGAACAATGTTGATGACAGCTAAAATATTAATGCAACACATTTTCTAGCTATTTTTTATTCAAATTGTATCGTCAAAATGAACTGAATAATAGTAGGTTTCATACCATCATACTAGTTCATTTAAAGGAACAGTTTTCCTCTATTGGCATCCTCGGCTTTTAATCTTGACCAATTTAGTTGTGGTGTTTCTACAGATTTTCGGTtgtagttttgtatttttttcttctaaacaaaaaaaatatatatatacacacacatcaTACTAGTTGAATTTTATACTAACTGAGTAACTGATATGCGAGCTTGAATCACTATATCCTAGAGCCGAATGGCAAAACTGCGATGGGACACATCACATGTTGAATCAACACTTGCACACTAGTGGATGGGCCCTTTTCAATTTAATTTAAATACAAAAACGTATGTTCAGGAAAGATCTGTTAAGCTAAGAAGAAACCTGGTTCCCAAGTTACTAATGAAGAAACTCGATTCCAAAGTTAATAGAGAAGAACACTCATTCCCATACTTTCGTCATATATCCAAACGTAAAGTCAAAAACCATTGTATGCAGCAAAGAATCTATCTGTTCAATCAACAAGGAAATGCCTTCAGAAACCTAAAGTTGTCATACATCCAAGCCTGCTTAGCAAGAAAAGCAATCACTACAGAAAAGATCAAACCATTCTAGAACAAAAGGATCCAACAGAGATCATTTAGTTGCATTACAAAATCATTATAGACTCATCTATTCTCTGTGAACCTTGTATATACAACTCCAGTAGGTGACAAGGAAAGCCCTTGTACTGGCAGAATTGAATACCAGAATGACTAATGATGCACTACAATTTAATTCCTATCATCATCACTATTATCAGAGGCATTCTCATCGGTGTCAGACCCACTAGCGAAGTTGATGTTTTCATTTTCAACTGTATTGTTCTCTGAGCTTTCCCCATCCGATTTTAGAAGATGTTTCAAGTCATCTAGAATGTAAGGTACCGTTAGTTTCCAGAACAGTGTAGAATTACTTCCCAGGAAACCTATCCAAAATACTCTCCCCTTCCTCTTCACCTTGCACTCCAGAGACATTGCCTTCAAGGTTCTGACAATCTTCTGAACACCCTCCTCACTTCCCTTTATTTTCAGCAATATGTCTCCTGATGCAGTCCTGTAGCCCCCATACATATACCAGTATGCAAGAACACATGGTGAGAGCCATCGGTGGACTAGTTTGGGAATCATCCGCCGGCCATTGGGCCAAAACTGGTCGGCATAGAAACCAAAATAAGAATGTGAGATGCTGGAAAATTTATACGGTATGTGCTCAGTATTCTCACTGGGCTTGCACGAAGGATGGAGCCATTCATGGTATTGATCATATATATGTCTCCTCAAAACAGAATGCGCGCTGGAATTCTCACTGAACTCAAAACGGATCATGTGATTCTTTCTGTCGTCATCTGATTCGATCTGCAAACCACCCATCAGTAGACCTACTAATATCTCTCGTTGTTCTTTGCTCAGTGTCATGCTTATATGTCTCTTAACCTGTTTCTTTCTCAAACTCAAGAAAGAGTTGATTATTTCCATCAATGGAGGATcaacatcatatttcttctgACACATCAGACCATATATTTTCTCTGCCTTGAAATCATCTCCAGCTGACAAGTATCCACTTAATATGGTATTGCAGGAACGGGCATTAATACCTATTGCCCCATTACTCTGCATGTAGTCAAATATCTCCTCAGCTTTATCAAGATTACGAACTTTCACCAAAGAATCCAAGAATATACAGTAAACCGTTCTGCTAGGTCGACATATCTCAAGGCATTGGGAGAAGGCTGATTCCACTTTGTCATATAAGCTCAAGTTGAAGTACATGTTCATTAGATCTATATAAGCTGGCATGGAAGGCTTCAAACCAGTGTTGATGAAATCTGCCATGAGGGATTCTGCAAGTTCAATTTCTTTAGCTTTACAGACAATTTCTATGACTTTATGATATGCCACAACATTGGCTAAACCCAAGTGCTCGTGCATCTCCCTGAATATCTCCAAAGACTTCTTGGGTTCTCCAACCTTTGCATACACTTCCATCTTATAAACAAACGCCTGTGACGGAAGACCTACATTAAGACGGAGAAGTCTGAGCCAAGTGTTCTCTGCTTCCTCCACATCCCCCATCTTTGAGCACGCTCTCAAGATAGACACAAGCACTTCTTTGCCCTCTTCAATCCCTGCTTCTTGCATCTCTTTCCTCAACGATGTCATCCTCTCTGTATCGACAGTATCCTGATAACTATGTAACCAAATCAAGCCACTGTAAATGTCCTTGTGAATCTCAAGTCCAGTTGTTAACAAATTATGAAATATAAACTCGGCCTGTTTGAGGTAAGGTTTCACAGAGCTCCCTGGTTTGCTCACAATAGCTTTAAACAGAGAATTGTGCAAGCTAAGCCGGGGCTGGTAACCTCCGAGCTGAATCATTCGATTGTAAACACTACACGCTTCTTCCAAGCAACCTTCACCCGGAGCACTAAGGTATGCAACAACCAATATATGAAATGTAGACTCACTAGGCACACGCCCCTGCTTAATTATATCATCAAATATCTCCCTACATTTCGCAAATTTCCTCTCTTTCCCCATGTAATCCGCCAACTTGGTAGCAAGAGCAAAATCAAATCGGTACCACTTGTGTTGCATCATCCATTTATACACCTACAcacatttttcaaaaaaaaaaaaaaaaaaactcaaactaACTCCATGCCACAAACAAGATATCTACTTAGCTTAATTGCGGAAGCGAAAGCTGCGCCGAAACTTACCCGGAATCCGGCTTCGTTCTCGCGAATTCGCATACAATGCACGGCGACATAGGTGGCGTCCTCTTGCCTCATCCACTTCTTCTGGGCATTGAGAATCCGAATCAAAGTCCCGGACTTATGCGACGGCAGCTCCTTACAGAGCCAAGCGAGCTTGGACCTCCGCCACTGCTCCGGCAGCTCATCGAGCTCGCGAACCTCGAGGTTGGGCGAGGCGAGGTACTTGAGGTCGGTGGAGGCGAAGCACCTCTCGAAATCGAAGGCGTCGCTCTGGGCGACATTGCTGGAATCCCAATCGTGGTCGTCCTCCTCGGGCGGGAGGTGTTGGACGAGAGCGGTGGAGGCGGGGAGGGCGTGAGGGCGGCGGAATTGGAGGGCGGAGATGATGGGTGGGGAGGAGAATCGGCGGTGGGGAGTGGGGGAGAGAGTGAGGGAGCGGAAGAAGGGGAggggagaggaggaggaggaggaggagtgggTTAGAGTGAGAGTGGAAAGGGTGAGGTCAGGAGCTGTGCTCAGAAGCATGTCTGTGAAATTTTGTGCTGGGATTAGGAGAGGGTTTTGGGGATGAGAGGGTTTTTCAATTACCTGGGGGAAATGAAAGGCTTGATGGATTGCATATGGTTGTCACAAATTTCCAATTTTACCCAATATTATCTCAATACTATagacaaaagaaaattttgaGTTGAGCTGTTTTGTCACGCCTCACCAATCATATTtcagaaaaacataaaaatcacAAATTAAACACTTTGGGGcaagaaaaatccaaaatacCATAAGTTTCTTTTTAATCATACAGTCAGTCATACATATGGTTATGTTCTATTAGATAGTCAGATGAATTTGTTGGTCTGACTGTTTTATGAAAAGTTTCTTCTTAAATTTTACACAACCTTGTCTCACAGCAAGTGTGAGAATTATTTGATCAGCTACTTACAAAACAGTACGTCTCTCTGAGAGACTCTCAGAAGTCTCTCGAAATGAGCTGGGATCGTATTACAGTAAGGAACTGTCATAAAAGGCAAGTTGCACCTCAAGATTTCATGCCTTGTGTAGAGTAATAAACATCTTCTCTCTTGTGATATAGGGCCAGTTTGGTATGGCTatgcaaataagataaactgACTTGTGCTATGACATAAGAATAAGTGACTAATAAGTAAAATaattgagtgtttggtaaactgaatTTTTAAAAAGGCTTATAGTACTAAGAACAATGACAAAGTGTTCGGTAACTTGAAACTAAAAGTGCTATAGTAAGAAATAAGTTGCTTCCATTAGTTAGGCTGAGAGAGTTTATGCTTTTTGCTTTAAAAGAGCCTagacttaaaaagaaaaagcatgTATTTTTAGTTTTACCAACACGTTACTATaaattctcttctcttctcttcaaaaaaaaaaacacgttaCTAAAAACTATAATCAGAAGTGAAAGATGAGCTCATTGATCTTCTTGCTAGTTGGTAGAGGCAGTGCAATATAGGCTCGACATTGCAAGTCGATGTCAGTGTTTGAGTGAGTGGCAAAGATCGCCTTCACGGTCCAATACCCATCAACGTTTAGATTTAGCTTGACAATTTTTTAGGTCAAAGTTGAGATTAGCAATGACTATTTTGATTGTGAGGAGGTGGAGTTGAGTTTATGGAGGTAGATTAAGAATAGCATCGATAGTTCAATCCTTAAAGTAACAATAATGTGTAGACTATAAATTTGAGATGTAACAAGTTGATTCTGTATcatcaaatttaaaaaaatatatatatttacgaatacttcattttttatattaattaactttatatttacatcaaataaagaaacaaaaagaagaaagagatcgAGGTTTTGAGACACGGtggctcaattttttttttttaaa is a genomic window containing:
- the LOC133739867 gene encoding pentatricopeptide repeat-containing protein At2g15820, chloroplastic gives rise to the protein MLLSTAPDLTLSTLTLTHSSSSSSSPLPFFRSLTLSPTPHRRFSSPPIISALQFRRPHALPASTALVQHLPPEEDDHDWDSSNVAQSDAFDFERCFASTDLKYLASPNLEVRELDELPEQWRRSKLAWLCKELPSHKSGTLIRILNAQKKWMRQEDATYVAVHCMRIRENEAGFRVYKWMMQHKWYRFDFALATKLADYMGKERKFAKCREIFDDIIKQGRVPSESTFHILVVAYLSAPGEGCLEEACSVYNRMIQLGGYQPRLSLHNSLFKAIVSKPGSSVKPYLKQAEFIFHNLLTTGLEIHKDIYSGLIWLHSYQDTVDTERMTSLRKEMQEAGIEEGKEVLVSILRACSKMGDVEEAENTWLRLLRLNVGLPSQAFVYKMEVYAKVGEPKKSLEIFREMHEHLGLANVVAYHKVIEIVCKAKEIELAESLMADFINTGLKPSMPAYIDLMNMYFNLSLYDKVESAFSQCLEICRPSRTVYCIFLDSLVKVRNLDKAEEIFDYMQSNGAIGINARSCNTILSGYLSAGDDFKAEKIYGLMCQKKYDVDPPLMEIINSFLSLRKKQVKRHISMTLSKEQREILVGLLMGGLQIESDDDRKNHMIRFEFSENSSAHSVLRRHIYDQYHEWLHPSCKPSENTEHIPYKFSSISHSYFGFYADQFWPNGRRMIPKLVHRWLSPCVLAYWYMYGGYRTASGDILLKIKGSEEGVQKIVRTLKAMSLECKVKRKGRVFWIGFLGSNSTLFWKLTVPYILDDLKHLLKSDGESSENNTVENENINFASGSDTDENASDNSDDDRN